The following are encoded together in the Blautia obeum ATCC 29174 genome:
- a CDS encoding D-alanine--D-alanine ligase family protein, protein MKIVVLAGGTSTERDVSIVSGTGICGALRQKGHQAILVDVFCGQEEVDWEDPFPAEYDVEKAAAYIRGFNLQMAELKKTRKNFFGPNVIDLCKKADFVFLGLHGANGEDGKLQGAFDLMGIPYTGTGYLSSAMAMDKGVTKAMFQMRGVPTPAGKAMKKKDRVETPQELGMDFPVVVKTCCGGSSIGVYIVDNQEDYTKALDGAFTYENEVVVEEFVEGVEYTVAVVDGKAYPVVQIVPVQGFYDYENKYKPGAVKETCPAPISEELTKRLQEAAVDGYHALEMESYARLDFIVTKDEKIYCLEANTLPGMTPTSLIPQEAAVLGMDYPTLCEELIKVSQKKYA, encoded by the coding sequence ATGAAAATTGTTGTATTAGCAGGTGGAACCAGCACAGAAAGGGATGTTTCAATCGTATCTGGAACAGGAATCTGCGGAGCGTTGAGACAGAAAGGACATCAGGCGATTCTGGTAGATGTTTTCTGTGGTCAGGAAGAGGTAGACTGGGAAGATCCGTTCCCGGCAGAATATGATGTGGAAAAAGCAGCAGCTTATATCAGAGGATTTAATCTGCAGATGGCTGAACTGAAAAAAACAAGAAAAAATTTCTTTGGACCGAATGTCATCGATCTTTGTAAAAAAGCAGATTTTGTTTTCCTGGGACTTCATGGAGCCAACGGGGAGGACGGTAAGCTGCAGGGAGCATTTGATCTGATGGGTATTCCATATACCGGAACCGGATATCTGAGCAGTGCCATGGCAATGGATAAAGGTGTGACCAAGGCAATGTTCCAGATGAGAGGTGTTCCGACTCCGGCAGGTAAGGCCATGAAGAAAAAGGACCGTGTGGAAACTCCACAGGAGCTGGGAATGGATTTTCCGGTTGTTGTCAAGACATGCTGCGGTGGTTCCAGTATCGGTGTCTATATTGTTGATAACCAGGAAGACTACACGAAAGCACTGGATGGTGCATTCACTTATGAAAACGAAGTAGTTGTAGAGGAATTTGTAGAAGGTGTTGAATACACAGTTGCTGTTGTGGACGGTAAGGCATATCCGGTCGTTCAGATCGTTCCGGTACAGGGCTTCTATGATTATGAAAATAAATACAAACCAGGTGCAGTAAAAGAAACCTGTCCGGCGCCGATTTCAGAAGAACTGACAAAACGTCTTCAGGAAGCAGCCGTGGATGGTTATCATGCACTGGAGATGGAGAGCTATGCCCGTCTGGATTTCATTGTGACAAAAGATGAAAAAATCTACTGTCTGGAGGCAAATACGCTTCCGGGAATGACACCGACCAGCCTGATCCCGCAGGAAGCAGCGGTTCTGGGTATGGATTATCCGACACTGTGTGAAGAACTGATCAAAGTGTCTCAGAAAAAGTATGCTTAA
- a CDS encoding L,D-transpeptidase family protein — MAENNKSMDKGRKLLIGFIIVLLLLTAGAYFFGVYYFTEHFLPGSQVNGFNCSYMTEKEAENLLEQKTGVYALAVQTRGNGQEAITADEIQLKYTSDGSVNKLLHKQNRFSWFLAFSQQMTYELPSSVSYDESLFEQKTASLKCMQDNVEPVDAYIKEIDDGFEVVPEIEGTKIDRDKLMEDIKNAVTTGRTVANLEEDGCYINPTVYADDLTKDCQQMNELTDVVVTYDFSDRKETVDRSVIKNWLTKDENDDLVLDKAVIADYISELAKKYDTVGTERTFSTYDNQEITVSGGNYGWVIDQEKETDALYQDIMDKKTEVREPVYEQEAQSRNTNDIGYSYIEIDLTRQRMVLYQNGSPIVDTGFAASSSTPTGVYRLGDKQEAASVDFWMPFTDKLGIYGDSGLVITGTDVSDETGDSGDFGSSEESVDFGSSDSWMSTEGCIVLPEEQAQTIYQNVDSGLPVVIY, encoded by the coding sequence ATGGCGGAAAATAACAAGAGTATGGACAAAGGAAGAAAACTACTGATCGGTTTTATTATTGTACTGCTCCTGCTTACCGCAGGCGCCTACTTTTTTGGAGTTTATTATTTTACCGAGCATTTTCTTCCCGGCTCACAGGTGAATGGTTTTAACTGTTCTTATATGACAGAGAAGGAAGCAGAGAACCTGCTGGAACAGAAGACAGGGGTATATGCACTGGCAGTACAGACCAGAGGAAACGGACAGGAAGCAATCACAGCGGATGAAATTCAATTGAAATATACATCTGACGGCAGTGTAAATAAATTGCTTCACAAACAGAATCGTTTTAGCTGGTTTTTAGCATTCAGCCAGCAAATGACTTATGAGCTGCCTTCTTCTGTGTCTTATGATGAAAGCCTGTTTGAACAGAAAACTGCCAGTTTGAAATGTATGCAGGACAATGTAGAGCCGGTGGATGCGTATATAAAGGAAATCGATGATGGATTTGAAGTTGTTCCGGAAATTGAAGGAACAAAAATAGACCGTGATAAACTGATGGAGGACATCAAAAATGCTGTTACTACCGGCAGGACAGTTGCAAATCTGGAAGAAGACGGATGTTACATAAATCCGACCGTGTATGCAGATGATCTGACAAAAGACTGCCAGCAGATGAATGAACTTACGGATGTTGTGGTTACGTATGATTTCAGCGACCGCAAGGAAACAGTAGATCGGTCTGTGATCAAAAACTGGCTGACAAAGGACGAAAATGATGATCTGGTGCTGGATAAGGCGGTTATTGCAGATTATATTTCGGAGCTTGCGAAGAAGTATGACACTGTAGGCACAGAACGAACTTTTTCTACTTATGACAATCAGGAAATTACGGTATCCGGTGGAAATTATGGCTGGGTGATCGACCAGGAAAAAGAAACAGATGCATTATATCAGGATATCATGGACAAAAAGACAGAAGTACGGGAACCTGTTTATGAACAGGAAGCGCAGAGCCGTAATACAAATGATATCGGATATTCCTATATAGAAATTGACCTTACCCGTCAAAGAATGGTATTATATCAGAATGGATCCCCGATTGTGGATACTGGTTTTGCGGCAAGCAGCAGTACGCCGACAGGTGTTTACAGACTGGGTGACAAGCAGGAGGCTGCTTCTGTAGATTTCTGGATGCCTTTTACAGACAAACTTGGCATTTATGGAGATTCCGGTCTGGTCATTACAGGAACGGATGTGTCAGATGAAACTGGGGATTCTGGCGATTTTGGAAGCTCAGAGGAGAGTGTGGATTTTGGCTCCTCAGACAGCTGGATGAGTACAGAAGGCTGTATAGTGCTGCCGGAAGAGCAGGCGCAGACAATTTATCAGAATGTAGATTCTGGATTGCCGGTAGTTATATACTGA
- a CDS encoding aminotransferase — protein sequence MQKYSEMSKEQLQAVKKELDQQYAEIKAQGLALDMSRGKPSVDQLNISMDMMDVLSSSTDLRCETGVDCRNYGVMDGIPEAKRLLGEISEVDPEHIIIYGNSSLNVMFDTVSRSMTHGVMGNTPWCKLDKVKFLCPVPGYDRHFKITEFFGIEMINVPMSPEGPDMDMVEKLVSEDPAIKGIWCVPKYSNPQGYTYSEETVKRFANLKPAAPDFRIYWDNAYSVHHLYDDEKDQDFLLEILDECAKAGNPDMVYKFTSTSKISFPGSGIAALAASKANLDDIRKYITVQTIGHDKLNQLRHVKFFKDLEGVHAHMRKHAAILRPKFEMVEATLEKELGGLGIGEWTTPKGGYFISFESLDGCAKKIVAMAKEAGVVMTGAGATYPYGKDPKDSNIRIAPSFPPIEELEKAAQVFVVCVKLASVEKLLAE from the coding sequence ATGCAGAAATACAGTGAGATGAGCAAAGAACAGCTTCAGGCTGTCAAGAAAGAGCTGGATCAGCAGTATGCAGAAATCAAGGCACAGGGACTTGCCCTTGATATGTCACGTGGTAAACCGTCAGTTGATCAGCTGAATATTTCCATGGATATGATGGATGTTCTGTCAAGCAGCACAGACCTGAGATGTGAGACAGGCGTTGACTGTCGTAACTATGGTGTAATGGATGGTATTCCGGAAGCCAAACGTCTTCTCGGAGAAATTTCTGAGGTTGATCCGGAACACATTATTATTTATGGAAACTCCAGCCTGAATGTTATGTTTGATACTGTATCACGTTCCATGACCCACGGTGTTATGGGAAACACTCCATGGTGCAAGCTGGATAAAGTAAAATTCCTCTGTCCGGTTCCAGGATATGATCGTCACTTTAAGATCACAGAGTTCTTCGGAATCGAAATGATCAATGTCCCAATGTCACCGGAAGGACCGGATATGGATATGGTAGAAAAACTGGTAAGTGAAGATCCGGCAATCAAAGGTATCTGGTGTGTACCGAAATATTCTAACCCACAGGGATACACATATTCTGAAGAGACCGTTAAGCGTTTTGCAAATCTGAAACCGGCAGCACCGGATTTCCGTATTTACTGGGATAATGCTTACAGTGTACATCATCTTTATGATGACGAAAAAGATCAGGATTTCCTTCTTGAAATTTTGGATGAATGCGCAAAAGCCGGAAATCCGGACATGGTTTATAAATTTACATCTACATCCAAGATCAGCTTCCCAGGTTCTGGTATTGCAGCTCTGGCAGCATCTAAGGCAAACCTGGATGATATCCGCAAATACATTACCGTACAGACGATCGGACATGATAAACTGAATCAGCTTCGTCATGTAAAATTCTTCAAGGATCTTGAAGGTGTTCATGCACATATGAGAAAACATGCAGCAATCCTTCGTCCAAAGTTTGAAATGGTAGAGGCTACCCTTGAGAAGGAACTTGGCGGACTTGGAATCGGAGAATGGACAACACCAAAGGGTGGATATTTTATTTCCTTCGAATCCCTGGACGGATGTGCGAAAAAGATCGTAGCAATGGCAAAAGAAGCCGGCGTTGTTATGACTGGAGCAGGAGCTACCTATCCATATGGAAAGGATCCGAAAGACAGCAATATCCGTATTGCACCATCTTTCCCACCGATTGAAGAGCTTGAAAAAGCGGCACAGGTATTTGTCGTTTGCGTTAAACTTGCCAGTGTAGAGAAATTACTGGCTGAATAA
- a CDS encoding class I SAM-dependent methyltransferase: MWIANDWKEYEVIDTSCGEKLERWGKYTLVRPDPQVIWDTPKISRGWKNMNAHYHRSKKGGGEWEFFDLPQQWDLHYKDLTFHLKPFSFKHTGLFPEQAVNWDWFGDKIRKAGRPIKVLNLFAYTGGATLAAAAAGAQVTHVDASKGMVAWAKENAAASGLSEAPIRWLVDDCVKFVEREIRRGNHYDAIIMDPPSYGRGPKGEIWKIEEAIHPLIKLCVKLLSPNPLFFLINSYTTGLAPAVLTYMLATELKEFDGHVDSQEIGLPVTSNGLVLPCGASGRWEAK; this comes from the coding sequence ATGTGGATTGCAAATGACTGGAAAGAATACGAAGTAATTGACACTTCCTGCGGTGAAAAACTTGAACGCTGGGGAAAATACACGCTGGTACGCCCGGACCCACAGGTGATCTGGGACACCCCAAAGATAAGCCGTGGATGGAAAAACATGAATGCTCACTACCACAGAAGCAAAAAGGGCGGCGGTGAATGGGAATTCTTTGATCTCCCACAGCAGTGGGATCTTCATTACAAGGATCTTACTTTTCATCTGAAACCATTCAGTTTCAAACACACTGGTCTTTTCCCGGAGCAGGCTGTCAACTGGGACTGGTTCGGTGATAAAATTCGTAAAGCCGGACGCCCGATCAAAGTCCTGAATCTTTTTGCTTACACAGGCGGTGCAACTCTGGCTGCTGCCGCTGCCGGTGCACAGGTTACACACGTAGACGCTTCCAAGGGTATGGTTGCCTGGGCCAAAGAAAATGCAGCTGCATCCGGACTTTCTGAAGCACCGATCCGCTGGCTGGTAGATGATTGTGTGAAATTTGTAGAACGTGAGATCCGCCGTGGAAATCACTACGATGCGATCATCATGGATCCACCATCGTACGGACGTGGACCAAAAGGTGAGATCTGGAAGATTGAAGAAGCAATTCATCCGCTCATCAAGCTGTGTGTGAAGCTTTTAAGTCCAAATCCGCTGTTTTTCCTGATCAACTCCTATACTACAGGACTTGCTCCGGCTGTGCTGACTTATATGCTGGCTACAGAGCTGAAAGAATTTGACGGACATGTCGATTCCCAGGAAATCGGACTCCCGGTAACTTCCAATGGGCTGGTACTTCCATGCGGTGCTTCCGGCCGTTGGGAAGCGAAATAG